A region of uncultured Carboxylicivirga sp. DNA encodes the following proteins:
- a CDS encoding AAA domain-containing protein produces MKISEKLLIELQNRLKVGSRRGVHLNAIPARSRYKFDLTRLSYIDENIPQNFINSLLTELPLKFRISWKDNVPDLNSLFEEDQAQLVKITKSFENLINQTDAIESEKGINTFGFGFPILVRRDQSDNKLTVAPILIWSLRIKRTKEFNTWEIQRNEEDPIYVNEVLINHLQSDSNIEIDQVTSEHLDDGLIDKNELLEICENIIEAINSSTPNDLHETFEKKLKEIKPIGEKKYYEKLPLTSNNSFIDFGGLFSIFEVQKQNIINDYGNLLELQGTEIDLEDMDEHSFQPISSVETDPSQQGILHSLNTSRNILIQGPPGTGKSQSLTAILVNALENHKKTIVVCEKRTALEVLYNSLNEKGLNYQTILIKDIVKDRKQAVDSVRDRVDNSSYRRYRYTHSKETLDNIINKSKSLIDTINKRHQKLDKKLIGNKNWTSVVGSLLSELKDNSEDCNLELSKDIFSYESSELNQLLELIRKGQYLYSEFRPFKKLSFLNSDKLIGDNPFIIEQNIEEDFLSYKKQIEAIHNDILKYEKEYYNIRNEQLKVQKTEIESYLNLLSNVISKYDKAEDFYNEKKTNGFFFKTASLFSKMKKAVIKDQIQVNSIFLELLTKTENFNDFQAISAASTIPDIELSIKNYKVVIENTENNFQNNIETEFSELNFLHSGADEFATDKLHLIQNQLSDIISKIQEDSWSNFELNYQSHKYLIESIDNLISAKEIYFGNDNDLFTLEFKWFQFYNVLTTNEKLIVIQLLEKENWRKTFLIFYLNSLLVNSANVDLPTNDNDHIELGKSLSELEQEQIRYIREYWFSKQIDATRSFDVNNPNISVENLYNKRASTKHKRLSLREIVKLDMDLFTTFFPIILTTPDVASNLFKGQNKYFDIVMFDEASQLKLEDNLPALLKGKQIIIAGDEHQMPPSNYFSKIFDGTIEDEDDFEDEIERIKSEASNSLLDCESLLDFASELGFEKRHLDFHYRSRHPYLIDYSNYAFYNQRLKPLPNSFEYNPIKYINVNGTYSDNSNDSEAETVLSIIENNISRLPNGNYPSVGVATFNINQRNLILGKINERRKFERYKEFNEKIIELEENGFFVKNLENIQGDERDVIILSTTYGINKDNKFAQRFGSINHHKGYKLLNVIVTRAKYKIYVCSSIPQEVFLNYKEHLITEGSNNRRAALYAYLAYAKAVSEQDNEARLAVLNALAENSTTNSSIDNFNADLESPFEEEVYAALTNYFDENKIIPQLQFAGFRIDLVYDTMQVGLPKIAIECDGAAYHSSQEAYLHDKHRQKILENHGFVFHRIWSTNWWRNPKRETQKLVQFIKQIENSSPSLFEDKSKTSLAFTDDISIIESKLIKVSPSVQKDLAETINAVNKTENIQTELFKETVRLNSKVKVKYMNIDKDLKVQLVEQSVSKSEKSNGLQLINIKSPLGFALNGKSVGDTVKIGDLDKYVRILEIVN; encoded by the coding sequence ATGAAGATATCTGAAAAGTTACTAATTGAATTACAAAACCGACTTAAAGTTGGTAGTCGAAGAGGTGTTCACCTAAACGCAATTCCAGCACGTTCAAGATATAAATTCGATTTAACAAGACTTTCATATATTGATGAAAATATTCCTCAAAATTTTATAAACTCATTACTCACAGAATTACCTCTAAAATTTCGGATAAGTTGGAAGGATAATGTTCCCGATTTGAATTCACTTTTTGAAGAAGACCAAGCCCAATTAGTTAAAATCACAAAATCATTTGAGAATCTTATAAACCAGACTGATGCAATTGAATCGGAGAAAGGAATCAATACTTTCGGTTTTGGTTTTCCAATTCTCGTTCGCAGAGACCAATCTGACAATAAATTAACTGTTGCTCCAATTTTAATTTGGTCATTAAGAATTAAAAGAACAAAAGAATTTAATACTTGGGAAATACAACGAAACGAAGAGGACCCGATTTACGTCAATGAAGTTTTAATAAACCATTTACAAAGTGATTCAAATATTGAAATTGACCAAGTAACTAGTGAGCATTTAGATGATGGCCTGATTGATAAAAATGAACTTTTAGAAATATGTGAAAATATAATTGAAGCAATAAATAGTTCTACACCAAATGATTTACATGAAACATTTGAAAAGAAATTAAAAGAAATAAAACCTATTGGAGAAAAAAAATACTATGAGAAACTGCCATTAACTTCCAATAACTCTTTTATTGATTTTGGCGGTCTGTTTTCCATTTTTGAAGTTCAGAAACAAAATATAATTAATGATTACGGAAATTTATTAGAGCTTCAAGGTACGGAAATTGACCTTGAAGATATGGATGAACATTCGTTTCAACCAATCTCATCCGTAGAAACTGACCCATCACAACAAGGTATTCTTCATTCTTTAAATACTTCTCGAAATATTCTTATTCAAGGCCCTCCTGGAACTGGAAAAAGTCAATCTTTGACAGCCATTTTGGTTAATGCTCTTGAAAACCATAAAAAAACAATTGTAGTTTGTGAAAAACGTACGGCTTTAGAAGTTTTGTATAATTCTTTAAATGAAAAAGGACTTAATTATCAAACTATTTTAATCAAGGATATTGTAAAAGACAGAAAGCAAGCTGTAGATTCAGTAAGAGATAGAGTTGATAATTCTTCTTATCGCCGTTATAGATATACACATTCGAAAGAAACTTTAGACAACATAATTAATAAGTCAAAATCTCTGATTGATACAATTAACAAAAGACATCAAAAACTTGACAAAAAACTTATTGGAAACAAAAACTGGACTAGCGTAGTTGGTTCCCTTCTTTCTGAATTAAAAGACAATTCGGAAGATTGTAATCTTGAACTTAGTAAAGATATTTTTTCGTATGAGTCATCTGAACTAAATCAATTACTTGAGTTAATCAGAAAAGGACAATATTTATATAGTGAATTTAGACCATTTAAAAAACTATCTTTTCTAAACTCGGATAAATTGATTGGAGACAATCCATTCATTATTGAGCAAAATATTGAAGAAGATTTTTTAAGTTATAAAAAACAAATCGAAGCTATTCATAATGATATTTTAAAATATGAGAAAGAATACTATAACATTAGAAATGAACAGCTAAAAGTTCAGAAAACGGAAATTGAATCGTATTTAAACTTACTTTCTAATGTGATTTCAAAATATGATAAAGCTGAAGATTTTTATAATGAGAAAAAAACAAATGGCTTCTTTTTCAAAACAGCTTCTTTATTCTCCAAGATGAAGAAAGCAGTAATAAAAGACCAAATACAAGTTAATTCGATATTCTTAGAACTCTTAACCAAAACAGAAAATTTCAATGATTTTCAAGCGATTTCAGCAGCAAGTACTATTCCTGATATTGAATTAAGTATTAAAAATTATAAAGTCGTAATTGAAAATACTGAAAACAACTTTCAAAATAATATTGAAACTGAATTTAGCGAATTAAACTTTCTTCATTCTGGTGCCGATGAATTTGCAACTGACAAATTACATTTAATACAAAATCAACTTTCTGATATAATTTCAAAAATACAAGAAGACAGTTGGAGCAATTTTGAACTTAATTATCAATCGCACAAATATCTTATAGAAAGCATTGATAATTTAATTAGTGCAAAGGAAATATATTTTGGAAATGATAATGACCTTTTTACTTTAGAATTTAAATGGTTTCAGTTTTATAATGTCTTAACAACAAATGAAAAGCTAATAGTAATTCAGCTATTAGAAAAAGAAAACTGGCGCAAAACATTCTTGATTTTTTATTTAAACTCATTACTCGTTAATTCTGCAAATGTGGATTTACCAACAAATGATAATGACCATATTGAATTAGGAAAATCATTATCAGAGCTTGAACAAGAGCAGATTAGGTATATTCGAGAATATTGGTTCTCGAAACAAATTGATGCCACAAGGTCATTTGATGTAAACAATCCAAATATTTCAGTAGAAAATCTTTACAATAAACGAGCAAGTACTAAACACAAAAGACTTTCATTACGGGAGATTGTGAAACTAGATATGGATTTATTTACAACATTTTTTCCAATTATTCTTACAACACCAGACGTTGCAAGTAATCTTTTTAAAGGCCAAAACAAATATTTTGATATCGTTATGTTTGACGAGGCAAGTCAATTAAAACTAGAAGACAACTTGCCTGCACTTTTAAAAGGAAAGCAAATAATTATTGCTGGAGATGAACATCAGATGCCACCATCAAATTACTTTAGTAAAATTTTTGACGGCACTATTGAAGATGAAGACGATTTTGAAGATGAAATAGAACGAATAAAAAGTGAAGCAAGTAACTCGCTTTTAGATTGTGAATCACTTCTTGATTTTGCTTCTGAACTTGGATTTGAAAAAAGACATTTAGACTTTCATTATCGTTCAAGGCATCCTTATTTGATTGATTATTCGAATTATGCATTTTACAATCAAAGGCTAAAACCTTTACCAAATAGTTTTGAATATAATCCTATTAAATACATCAATGTAAACGGTACGTATTCTGATAATTCAAATGATTCCGAAGCCGAAACAGTATTGTCGATTATTGAAAATAATATTTCTAGACTTCCTAATGGTAATTATCCGTCTGTTGGTGTTGCTACATTCAACATAAATCAGCGTAACTTAATATTAGGGAAAATTAACGAAAGACGGAAGTTTGAGCGATATAAGGAATTCAATGAAAAGATTATTGAACTTGAAGAAAATGGTTTTTTTGTAAAAAATTTAGAAAATATTCAGGGTGATGAAAGAGATGTAATTATCCTTTCCACAACGTATGGAATTAATAAAGATAATAAGTTCGCTCAGCGCTTTGGTTCAATAAATCATCATAAGGGATATAAGTTATTAAATGTAATTGTCACAAGAGCGAAATATAAAATTTATGTGTGTTCCTCAATTCCACAAGAAGTATTTTTGAATTATAAGGAGCATTTGATAACTGAAGGTTCAAATAATAGAAGAGCTGCATTATATGCATATTTAGCATATGCGAAAGCAGTTAGCGAACAAGATAACGAAGCAAGATTGGCTGTATTAAATGCACTTGCTGAAAATTCAACCACAAACAGTTCAATTGACAATTTTAATGCGGACTTAGAATCTCCATTTGAAGAAGAAGTTTATGCGGCGTTGACTAATTATTTTGACGAAAATAAAATTATACCGCAACTACAATTTGCTGGTTTTAGAATTGATTTGGTTTATGATACAATGCAAGTTGGTTTGCCAAAAATTGCAATAGAATGTGATGGTGCTGCATACCATTCAAGTCAAGAAGCTTATTTACACGACAAACACAGGCAAAAGATTTTAGAAAATCACGGATTTGTATTTCATAGAATTTGGAGTACAAATTGGTGGAGAAATCCAAAGAGAGAAACTCAAAAATTAGTACAATTCATAAAACAAATAGAAAATAGTTCTCCTTCTTTGTTTGAGGATAAATCAAAAACAAGTTTAGCGTTCACCGATGATATCTCAATAATTGAAAGTAAACTCATTAAAGTTTCCCCAAGTGTTCAAAAAGATTTAGCTGAAACAATTAATGCAGTAAATAAAACCGAAAATATTCAGACCGAATTATTTAAAGAAACGGTAAGGTTAAATAGTAAGGTTAAAGTTAAATATATGAATATTGATAAAGACTTGAAAGTTCAGTTAGTCGAACAATCAGTTTCAAAATCAGAAAAATCAAATGGACTTCAGCTGATAAATATAAAATCACCATTGGGGTTTGCATTAAACGGGAAATCGGTTGGTGATACGGTTAAGATTGGTGATTTAGATAAATATGTTAGGATTTTAGAAATAGTGAATTAA
- a CDS encoding ATP-binding protein: protein MKLNKLKLRNFRSYSTEIEFSIDDLNVLIGRNDIGKSSILEALDIFFNGKPDKDDLTVGNGADQIEITCVFDDLPETLTLDDTVETSLKDEFLLNSEQKLEIKKKFPVAGSGSVSEESVIVCSYPTHADLSDLLSKKRTTLRLQFEELGINPDGVNRNRSKELRNAIRLHYYPDLQIETERTEIKIDGKLDNEDNRKKIWTSLKKYLPIYSLFFVDKPLNDQDSDIQDPMKEIVKEVLRRDAISPLLEQLKEAVKDASTAMADETINKLNDLDSKLAETLRSNFPKEPSWNSIFKLSLEDERGVPLNKRGSGMRRLVLLSFFRAQVENRKTTNAPNIIYALEEPETSQHPDFQLMIVNALKELAETDNAQVLFTTHNSNLAKEIPKKSLRYIYADNGVVKVENGTNQDGSDNTGIIDKIIETLGALPDPKNKVKVLIFVEGENDVNGLIEYSKLLHADDNTIINLENNEQITFIPTGGSQLKYYIEKKYLDGLLQSQVHIYDSDIPDYVKAVATINGEGNHRKVGYNTAKLELENYLHHEAITECYSDLNVNIELTNIDDAEDVPKKVAKAVHTATSDTDWDSINPDPVKTEQKQKKKISSAKRQLNTLAVKKMTIERLRERDGYNEIRNWLNKINELAN, encoded by the coding sequence ATGAAATTAAACAAATTAAAACTTAGAAATTTCAGAAGCTATTCAACCGAAATAGAATTTAGTATTGATGATTTGAATGTTTTGATAGGTCGAAATGATATTGGAAAGTCATCAATTCTTGAAGCGTTGGATATATTTTTTAACGGGAAACCTGATAAAGATGATTTAACGGTTGGAAATGGTGCTGATCAGATTGAGATTACATGTGTGTTTGATGATTTGCCAGAAACTTTAACTCTCGATGATACAGTTGAGACTTCGCTTAAAGATGAATTTCTTCTTAATTCAGAACAAAAACTTGAAATTAAAAAGAAATTTCCTGTAGCAGGAAGTGGAAGTGTATCAGAAGAATCAGTCATTGTTTGTAGTTATCCAACTCATGCAGATTTGAGTGATTTACTTTCAAAAAAGCGCACTACATTAAGACTTCAATTTGAAGAATTAGGAATAAATCCTGATGGAGTTAATAGGAATAGAAGTAAAGAGCTTAGAAACGCAATTAGACTTCATTATTACCCTGACCTACAAATTGAAACCGAAAGAACCGAAATTAAAATTGACGGTAAGTTAGACAACGAAGATAATAGAAAGAAAATATGGACGAGCTTGAAAAAGTATTTACCTATTTATTCCTTATTTTTTGTTGACAAGCCTTTAAATGACCAAGATTCTGATATACAAGACCCGATGAAGGAAATTGTAAAAGAAGTGCTAAGACGAGATGCCATTTCACCTTTATTGGAACAACTTAAAGAGGCTGTAAAAGATGCTTCAACTGCAATGGCAGATGAAACTATAAACAAGCTTAATGATTTGGATTCTAAATTAGCGGAGACATTAAGGTCAAACTTTCCAAAAGAACCTAGTTGGAATTCTATTTTTAAATTGTCTTTAGAGGATGAGCGGGGAGTTCCTCTAAATAAAAGAGGTAGTGGTATGCGTAGACTTGTTTTATTAAGCTTTTTTAGAGCTCAGGTTGAAAACAGAAAAACAACAAATGCTCCAAATATTATTTATGCACTTGAAGAGCCAGAAACATCTCAGCATCCAGATTTTCAGTTGATGATCGTAAATGCTTTAAAAGAATTAGCTGAGACAGATAATGCTCAAGTCCTATTTACAACTCACAATTCCAATTTAGCCAAAGAAATTCCTAAAAAATCGCTTAGATATATTTATGCTGACAATGGAGTTGTAAAGGTCGAAAATGGAACAAATCAGGATGGCTCAGACAATACTGGAATCATTGATAAAATAATTGAAACTCTTGGGGCATTACCAGACCCTAAAAATAAAGTGAAAGTTTTAATTTTTGTGGAAGGGGAAAATGATGTAAATGGCTTGATTGAATATAGTAAACTGTTACATGCCGATGATAACACAATTATAAATCTAGAAAATAACGAGCAGATAACCTTTATTCCTACAGGTGGTTCTCAATTGAAATACTACATTGAAAAAAAGTATTTAGACGGATTACTTCAATCACAGGTTCATATCTACGACTCTGACATACCTGATTACGTTAAAGCTGTAGCAACAATAAATGGAGAAGGTAACCATAGAAAAGTTGGATATAATACAGCTAAACTTGAATTAGAAAATTATTTACATCATGAGGCTATCACTGAATGTTACAGTGACCTTAATGTAAATATAGAATTAACTAATATAGATGATGCTGAAGATGTCCCTAAAAAAGTCGCAAAGGCAGTACATACAGCAACCAGTGATACTGATTGGGATTCAATTAATCCTGATCCTGTAAAAACTGAGCAAAAACAGAAAAAGAAGATTTCAAGTGCAAAACGTCAGTTAAATACTTTGGCAGTCAAGAAAATGACGATTGAAAGGTTGCGTGAACGTGATGGGTACAATGAAATTAGAAACTGGTTGAATAAAATTAATGAGTTAGCTAATTAA
- a CDS encoding exonuclease domain-containing protein: MMKNFTAIDFETAIGKRYSACAVGIVKVIDGVITEKFSTLIQPPGNEYNSANIRVHGIQPEMTEGLPTFIDVYPRIREYINNTLVVAHNAEFDIDVLKQSMNFYNIRDNELLFNYDCTLGIYGKKLDECCKELSIGLEHHDPLSDALACAKLYLLHHGIKEASNSNMTNNAYDIPTDGRQKICGDVLKPNLDDVENKVNPFYNKKVVISGTYNNWPDRKDIAVLLKDLGADIDTGVTKRTNYLIAGIGVGPSKMKKMEQNILDGKDACIIDEKQLIEMLKVL; encoded by the coding sequence ATGATGAAGAACTTTACAGCAATAGATTTTGAGACTGCGATTGGTAAAAGATATTCTGCGTGTGCTGTTGGGATTGTGAAGGTTATTGACGGTGTTATTACTGAGAAATTTTCAACATTAATTCAACCTCCAGGAAATGAATATAATTCGGCAAATATTAGAGTTCATGGCATTCAACCGGAAATGACAGAGGGATTACCAACTTTCATAGATGTATATCCAAGAATAAGAGAATACATTAACAATACATTGGTTGTTGCACATAATGCTGAGTTTGATATAGATGTTTTAAAGCAGTCTATGAATTTTTATAACATCCGGGATAATGAACTATTATTTAATTATGATTGTACCTTAGGTATTTATGGAAAAAAATTAGATGAATGTTGTAAGGAACTATCAATTGGTCTAGAACATCATGATCCTTTGTCTGACGCTCTTGCATGTGCTAAATTATATTTGCTACATCATGGAATTAAAGAAGCATCTAATAGTAACATGACTAATAATGCATATGATATTCCGACAGATGGGCGTCAGAAAATTTGTGGAGATGTTCTGAAACCCAATTTAGATGATGTTGAAAATAAAGTAAATCCGTTTTATAATAAAAAAGTTGTTATCTCAGGAACATACAATAATTGGCCAGATAGGAAGGATATTGCAGTTCTACTAAAGGACTTGGGTGCAGATATTGATACTGGGGTTACCAAACGCACTAACTATCTTATTGCTGGTATCGGTGTTGGTCCTAGTAAAATGAAAAAGATGGAACAAAATATTCTAGATGGTAAAGATGCCTGTATTATAGATGAAAAACAACTTATTGAAATGCTTAAAGTTTTATAA
- a CDS encoding DUF6088 family protein has product MKIADYIAYTIDRFPKGYVFTYADFVTEVNKKEAVIKALNRMVASGKIEKLSKGKYYKPEATPFGNLQPSQKQIVKDLLEDNGKVTGYLTGFSIYNQLGLTTQVGNIIQIGKNVIRPDFKRGSYKISFIRQKNIITKDNIPLLQILDSIRYVRKIPDTTIEASAKRIRSIIKELSDTDVNTIIRLALKYPPSTRALLGAILENIQVGNIDQLYKSLNPITKYKLGSLESILPGVDKWNIV; this is encoded by the coding sequence ATGAAAATAGCTGATTATATTGCTTATACGATAGATAGATTTCCGAAGGGATATGTATTCACCTATGCTGACTTTGTTACTGAGGTGAATAAAAAGGAAGCTGTTATTAAAGCTTTAAATAGAATGGTGGCATCTGGTAAGATTGAAAAACTGTCAAAAGGCAAGTATTATAAACCAGAAGCAACTCCCTTTGGTAATTTGCAGCCATCACAAAAACAGATTGTTAAAGATCTTTTAGAAGATAATGGAAAAGTAACAGGTTATCTAACTGGATTTAGTATTTATAATCAGCTAGGATTAACCACCCAAGTAGGTAATATTATCCAAATTGGTAAAAATGTAATTCGTCCTGATTTTAAAAGAGGAAGTTATAAGATTTCATTTATTCGGCAGAAAAATATAATTACTAAGGATAATATTCCTCTGTTACAAATATTAGATTCAATCAGGTATGTAAGAAAAATTCCTGATACAACGATAGAAGCTTCAGCTAAACGAATACGGTCAATTATCAAAGAACTTTCAGACACTGATGTCAATACAATTATAAGACTGGCTTTAAAATATCCACCATCAACAAGGGCTTTATTGGGTGCTATATTGGAAAATATTCAGGTTGGAAATATTGATCAACTTTATAAATCGCTCAACCCAATTACAAAATACAAACTTGGTAGTTTGGAAAGCATTCTTCCAGGTGTTGATAAATGGAACATCGTATGA
- a CDS encoding nucleotidyl transferase AbiEii/AbiGii toxin family protein — MKLHENKKLFRQAIEFTAQKNGILPIYVEKDYWVTYALNLIFKDDIGKDTVFKGGTALSKCFNVIERFSEDIDLVVLKKGDETGNQLSNKIKKMGQVVSKVLPEVDVDGLTHKMGMNRKTAHAYSKEFKGEFGQIRDAIVIEATWLGNSEPYTRKQICSMVGEMMLSTGQEKIAQENGLMPFEVRVLDPKRTICEKIMSLVRFSYGDNPIADLKNKIRHAYDLHQLLKEKEFSDFLNSPEFDEILLKVANDDVASFKNNNAWLVNHPNHALVFDKLDESWEELRTAYNGDFKKLVYGDLPKDNDVLAILKRIKKRLTSVTWKIDNMD; from the coding sequence ATGAAGTTACATGAGAATAAAAAACTATTCAGGCAAGCAATTGAGTTTACAGCTCAAAAAAATGGGATATTGCCTATTTATGTTGAAAAAGATTACTGGGTTACATATGCCCTAAATCTAATATTCAAAGATGATATTGGTAAAGATACCGTATTCAAAGGAGGAACTGCACTGTCAAAATGTTTTAATGTGATAGAGCGGTTTTCTGAGGATATTGATTTAGTAGTACTCAAGAAAGGTGATGAAACTGGCAATCAGCTTTCCAATAAAATAAAAAAGATGGGCCAGGTTGTCAGTAAAGTCCTTCCAGAAGTAGATGTGGATGGTTTAACTCATAAAATGGGAATGAACCGAAAAACAGCTCATGCTTATAGCAAAGAGTTTAAAGGTGAGTTTGGTCAAATCAGGGATGCAATTGTTATTGAGGCCACTTGGCTTGGAAATTCGGAGCCATACACAAGAAAACAGATTTGTTCTATGGTTGGAGAGATGATGCTGAGTACTGGTCAGGAGAAAATTGCCCAAGAGAATGGTTTAATGCCTTTTGAGGTGAGGGTGTTAGATCCGAAACGAACGATTTGTGAGAAGATAATGAGTCTTGTGAGGTTTTCTTATGGGGATAATCCGATTGCTGACCTAAAGAATAAAATCAGGCACGCATATGATTTGCACCAACTACTAAAGGAAAAAGAATTCTCTGATTTTTTGAACTCTCCCGAGTTTGATGAAATACTTCTAAAAGTTGCAAATGATGATGTGGCAAGTTTTAAGAATAATAATGCATGGCTTGTTAATCATCCAAATCATGCCTTGGTATTTGATAAGTTGGATGAATCATGGGAAGAGTTGAGAACTGCTTATAATGGTGACTTTAAGAAGTTAGTATATGGCGATTTGCCAAAAGATAATGATGTATTAGCGATATTAAAAAGGATAAAAAAGAGGTTGACTAGTGTAACTTGGAAAATAGATAACATGGACTAA
- a CDS encoding site-specific integrase, whose translation MNTSIVITLDTRREKKDGTYPIIFRLCHYQKTIPISTGYSVPKKYWDENNRRIKSSYKGISNVMRVNNFLEKEKANYIDKITVLKDKKELAYLSIQEIKNKLSPKKNYETFFCYSEHLIESLIEQNRIGTARSYKTAVNSVKKFRNQKDFTFNELNYRFLQNYEAYFLKNGYSLNGFASFMRTVRAIYNKAIKDGVAEKDGYPFDRFTIRTEPTKKRAISLESIQKIANLKYKPGSALFKSRNYFMLSFYLMGASFTDLAHLQLKNIVDGRVQYKRQKTGKHYDIKISPQLQPILDYYTQGKIKEDYILPVIRSKDSKEQYKHIVRARKKYNKRLRLIAEDAEIDTQLTSYVARHTFASLANNLAIPVTAISQMLGHQKLSTTQIYLASLNKKIIDNYNDQVISMI comes from the coding sequence ATGAATACAAGTATTGTCATTACATTGGATACACGGAGAGAGAAAAAAGATGGTACTTACCCAATAATTTTTCGGCTTTGTCACTATCAAAAAACTATTCCCATATCAACAGGCTATAGTGTACCAAAAAAGTACTGGGATGAAAATAACAGACGCATAAAATCCAGTTATAAGGGTATTTCAAATGTTATGCGTGTTAATAATTTTCTTGAGAAGGAAAAAGCAAATTATATTGATAAGATAACCGTACTAAAAGATAAAAAAGAACTTGCTTATCTTTCAATACAGGAGATAAAGAATAAGCTTTCACCCAAAAAGAATTATGAAACATTTTTCTGTTATTCCGAACACTTAATTGAATCATTAATAGAGCAAAACAGAATTGGAACAGCCCGCAGTTATAAAACAGCTGTCAATTCTGTCAAGAAATTTCGTAACCAAAAAGACTTTACTTTTAATGAATTAAACTATCGATTTTTACAAAATTACGAAGCATATTTTCTAAAGAACGGATATAGTCTAAATGGCTTTGCTTCATTTATGCGTACAGTACGTGCCATTTACAATAAGGCAATCAAAGATGGTGTTGCTGAAAAAGATGGATATCCGTTTGACAGATTTACAATTAGAACAGAACCGACAAAGAAAAGAGCAATAAGCTTAGAATCAATTCAAAAAATAGCTAACCTTAAATATAAACCTGGCTCAGCTCTTTTTAAGTCACGTAATTATTTTATGTTGAGTTTTTATTTAATGGGGGCTTCATTTACCGACCTTGCACACCTTCAACTAAAAAATATTGTTGATGGCAGAGTTCAATATAAAAGACAAAAAACAGGAAAGCATTATGATATTAAAATATCCCCACAACTTCAACCAATTTTAGATTATTACACACAAGGAAAAATAAAAGAAGATTACATATTACCAGTCATTCGAAGCAAAGACTCAAAAGAGCAATATAAGCATATAGTTAGAGCCAGAAAAAAATACAATAAACGTCTGCGTTTAATTGCTGAAGATGCTGAAATTGACACCCAGTTAACATCATATGTAGCACGTCACACTTTTGCTTCTCTTGCTAATAATTTAGCAATTCCTGTGACTGCTATAAGTCAAATGCTAGGGCATCAAAAATTAAGTACAACTCAAATTTACTTAGCAAGCTTAAACAAGAAGATAATCGATAATTATAATGATCAGGTTATTTCAATGATATGA